One segment of Streptomyces glaucescens DNA contains the following:
- a CDS encoding DUF4238 domain-containing protein, producing MPQMYLKHFAQHVARRKYELKVRRLDKINKPFTVTPTGIAAETGYYWGISAEGVPHHHVEELFTSLEGHAETVLKVLLTDPDWALTPHWPLSPDQRHVLAWWMAAQILRTTRQRKRLTHQQTEAPDITDLPQEVHTLAQNNPHLRYIVENIVTLALILEARPWALGFSDMCLLTSDTPIAIWNRPDDEDQLRAAALSDILLPLDPHRFLFLPGPATRGTDRRKHVDHLMHAEGAIGFALVEVAYDVADQFVIHHPEHDPWKHWKPNSPGQPKPWDGQTHAAPQYILEYGVFPPSQNIERRWTMEHPPPRSPDDLHL from the coding sequence GTGCCGCAGATGTACCTGAAGCACTTCGCCCAGCACGTAGCACGCCGCAAGTACGAGCTGAAGGTGCGACGGCTCGACAAGATCAATAAACCGTTCACCGTGACGCCCACCGGCATCGCCGCTGAGACCGGCTACTACTGGGGGATCAGTGCCGAAGGAGTCCCTCACCACCATGTCGAGGAACTGTTCACCTCCCTTGAGGGACACGCCGAAACAGTACTGAAAGTCCTCCTGACCGACCCGGACTGGGCGCTCACACCGCACTGGCCGCTGAGCCCGGACCAGCGCCACGTCCTCGCCTGGTGGATGGCTGCCCAGATCTTGCGCACAACGCGCCAGCGCAAACGGCTCACCCACCAGCAGACCGAAGCACCGGACATCACCGACCTGCCGCAGGAAGTGCACACGCTCGCACAGAACAACCCCCACCTGCGCTACATCGTCGAAAACATCGTCACGTTGGCACTCATCCTGGAAGCACGTCCGTGGGCGCTGGGCTTCAGCGACATGTGCCTGCTAACCAGCGATACCCCCATCGCCATATGGAACCGCCCCGACGACGAAGACCAGCTGCGCGCCGCCGCGCTGAGCGACATCCTGCTGCCGCTTGACCCTCACCGCTTTCTGTTCCTACCCGGCCCCGCTACCCGGGGCACCGACCGGCGTAAGCACGTGGACCACCTGATGCACGCGGAAGGCGCCATCGGCTTCGCGCTCGTGGAGGTGGCCTACGACGTAGCTGACCAGTTCGTGATCCACCACCCAGAGCACGATCCGTGGAAGCACTGGAAGCCGAACAGCCCAGGTCAGCCCAAACCATGGGACGGGCAGACGCATGCCGCTCCTCAGTACATCTTGGAGTACGGCGTATTTCCGCCCAGTCAGAACATTGAACGTCGCTGGACGATGGAACACCCACCGCCTCGCTCCCCAGACGACTTGCACCTCTGA
- a CDS encoding histone-like nucleoid-structuring protein Lsr2 has product MAELAALMDLVPPQQRDAWLPDGTPDFTSHQVVIPSRYKPEHWRYKAVEVDAVFHLPSHGIRIGVEYDGAFHHSAKLRDRRRSELEKSRVLATAGILDLLVHVRVGDLPPLEAPHAVAVVMPERATPYEQACAVAAAVNARFPGSVPGLDAYMASGRPHRQAEADVYICATWGELRPPRRRMERSAPARPRRLMATAPHSESLLTPVGEPYRNPERPTEIVRDYRCVCGNSELFTAVQAQVTSGNTRSCGCLSRQAKQQKRPAVARAETQAIRAWARDQGLRIGTSGRVPDRITASYRLHRAGCLDLLDRQGLLDEASVRQWAEDAGQRLGARGRVTGRLWLDYAADYLTRASAG; this is encoded by the coding sequence GTGGCGGAACTCGCCGCACTCATGGACCTGGTGCCCCCGCAGCAGCGCGATGCGTGGTTGCCGGACGGCACGCCCGACTTCACCTCGCATCAGGTCGTCATCCCGTCGCGGTACAAGCCGGAACACTGGCGCTACAAGGCCGTGGAAGTCGATGCCGTCTTCCATCTCCCGAGCCACGGCATCCGGATCGGTGTCGAGTACGACGGCGCCTTCCACCACTCCGCCAAGCTCCGCGACCGGCGCCGGTCCGAGCTGGAGAAGAGCCGGGTACTGGCCACGGCAGGAATCCTGGACCTGCTCGTCCACGTCAGAGTCGGTGACCTGCCGCCTTTGGAAGCCCCCCACGCGGTGGCCGTGGTGATGCCGGAGCGGGCAACTCCCTACGAGCAAGCCTGCGCAGTGGCCGCTGCCGTCAACGCGCGCTTTCCCGGCAGCGTCCCGGGCCTCGACGCCTACATGGCAAGCGGGCGGCCGCACCGGCAGGCCGAAGCAGACGTGTACATCTGCGCGACATGGGGCGAGCTTCGTCCGCCCCGACGTCGAATGGAGCGGTCGGCCCCCGCGCGGCCGCGCAGGCTGATGGCGACCGCTCCGCATTCGGAGAGCCTGCTGACGCCCGTTGGCGAGCCGTACAGGAATCCCGAACGGCCGACGGAGATCGTCCGGGACTACCGGTGCGTGTGTGGGAACTCCGAGTTGTTCACGGCCGTCCAGGCTCAGGTCACCTCGGGCAACACCCGCAGTTGCGGATGCCTGAGCAGGCAGGCCAAACAGCAGAAGCGGCCTGCCGTCGCCCGGGCCGAGACCCAGGCCATACGCGCCTGGGCGCGAGACCAGGGCTTGAGGATCGGTACCAGCGGGCGTGTCCCAGACCGAATTACGGCCTCCTACCGGCTGCACCGGGCAGGGTGCCTCGATCTTCTCGACCGGCAGGGCCTTCTCGACGAAGCATCGGTGCGGCAGTGGGCCGAGGACGCTGGGCAGCGGCTGGGCGCGCGTGGCCGAGTGACCGGACGGCTCTGGCTTGACTATGCCGCCGACTACCTCACCCGGGCATCCGCGGGGTGA
- a CDS encoding PD40 domain-containing protein yields MGRKEKPLDPDAGPVQRFAADLRALRVEAGSPTYRAMAQRTEYSAPALSQAAAGEKLPTLAVTLAYVAACGGDTDDWEKRWRAVTEDLAAVPREDAGAEESPYRGLTRFEPGDADVFFGRDQLIESLLDMVRSHRSVVVLGPSGSGKSSLLRAGLIPRLSEGAGLETPLAAIRILTPGAHPVRTHAERLRHGGRPGDTLVLVDQFEEVFTLCTDPAERAEFIDLLLSSQDPARRLRVVLGVRADFYGRCLDHPELVRVIREAGIPVGPLSREELREVIVRPATARGLTVERALTAQLLDEVAGEPGGLPLLSHALLETWRRRSGRMLTLRAYEAAGGVRGAVAQTAEELYDTLDTAQAALVRRVLLRLVAPGEGTSDTSRPVERAELRTAGPDSAKRIDTVLDRLARARLVTLDGDTVHLAHEALITSWPRLRGWIEEDRHRLHALRRLTEAALAWQGLNRDSGALYRGARLAEADEIFTGPDAAADLTEVERGFLAASRSHLARERRRLKGWVTSVSVLLVLALVAGVVAWQQNRTSDLRRLEAAATRAATAADTLRSSDPMLALRLAVAAWRLNPGPETRSALLGALGQNELPPFAPHRAGTVDGYALSPDGRTLTTLDGPDGITRWDLHTRRQISSHRAPPGGAFMLTASPGGRYLIVQDPEGERLRLRLWDVLAERYRGPWAAAPEGEAEEPVGLPDQPLPNFGEPESGTDAITSTMVLDAFSSSGHAWTFQAGNRLQVWSVPGGRRLFDGALLDEDTAAYDITADNRTLAVCTSKGLRLWDLRIQRTRSVDWSGRPKCAPDDSLTFSPDGRALTVSGSDGLHRWNTATGRQLAAIDGTAMDRHVLSEDGRFVASVSDGALLLWSPDRSDAPLVRHELDDHVPEQLAFDLRAGVLRYVMRGTRDTGVVRTIDISRMVRPSWHREPADEAVLSADGSTLAVLRNRGGGSGHLTLYDTRTGEPRSRTASVRVARDDEPWTIPGPALSADGRRVVFASGPSEGGSDVVSVAVWDTVRDRRLSTVQLLADNLEDFTLSPDGRELTTSDGQGPNLTVWNTGDGRRLRRVTGPRNPDESGATTYVSAVSADGRTLLHDDGTLTSTVGPSTRKTTLDAHAAAAFSPDGDTVALLDINDRITLWDVRQGTSLGILAGGVSLNGPSAVQESTGALAFSPDSSVLVAVGASGTLRMWDVPSRRPLGTGLATAGDEITSLAFSPNGSTLFAAGRHVPLQRYTVDPDRLAEAACHRAGGPLSRQQWRAYLTDVPYRRLCGQE; encoded by the coding sequence ATGGGTCGTAAGGAGAAGCCACTGGACCCGGATGCGGGTCCGGTGCAGCGGTTCGCGGCGGACTTACGGGCGCTGCGCGTCGAGGCGGGCAGCCCGACCTACCGGGCGATGGCACAGCGGACCGAGTACTCGGCGCCCGCCCTCTCGCAGGCCGCCGCCGGCGAGAAGCTGCCGACACTGGCCGTCACCCTCGCCTACGTCGCGGCGTGCGGCGGCGACACGGACGACTGGGAGAAACGCTGGCGGGCGGTCACCGAGGACCTGGCGGCCGTGCCGAGGGAGGACGCTGGCGCCGAGGAGTCTCCGTACCGGGGTCTGACGCGGTTCGAACCCGGCGACGCCGACGTCTTCTTCGGACGCGACCAGCTCATCGAAAGTCTGCTCGACATGGTGCGGTCCCACCGCAGTGTGGTGGTGCTCGGCCCGTCCGGCAGCGGCAAGTCCTCCCTGCTGCGCGCCGGGCTGATCCCCCGCCTCAGCGAGGGCGCCGGACTGGAGACGCCGCTCGCCGCGATCCGCATCCTGACGCCCGGCGCGCACCCGGTGCGCACCCACGCCGAGCGGCTGCGCCACGGCGGCAGACCCGGCGACACCCTCGTCCTGGTCGACCAGTTCGAGGAGGTGTTCACCCTGTGCACGGACCCGGCCGAACGCGCCGAGTTCATCGACCTGCTGCTCTCCTCCCAGGATCCGGCCCGCAGGCTGCGGGTCGTCCTCGGTGTCCGCGCGGACTTCTACGGCCGCTGCCTGGACCACCCCGAACTGGTCCGGGTGATACGGGAAGCGGGCATACCGGTGGGACCGCTCAGCCGTGAGGAACTGCGCGAGGTGATCGTGCGGCCCGCCACCGCACGGGGACTGACCGTCGAACGGGCGCTGACCGCCCAGCTGCTGGACGAGGTGGCGGGCGAACCGGGCGGCCTGCCCCTGCTGTCGCACGCACTGCTGGAGACCTGGCGCCGCCGGTCGGGCCGGATGCTGACGTTACGGGCGTACGAGGCCGCGGGCGGCGTGCGGGGCGCCGTCGCGCAGACCGCCGAAGAGCTGTACGACACACTCGATACCGCCCAGGCGGCCCTGGTGCGGCGCGTCCTGCTGCGGCTGGTCGCGCCCGGTGAAGGCACCTCGGACACCTCCCGTCCCGTTGAGCGCGCGGAGCTGCGCACGGCCGGCCCGGACTCCGCGAAACGGATCGACACCGTCCTCGACCGGCTGGCCAGGGCCCGGCTCGTCACGCTGGACGGCGACACCGTCCACCTCGCCCACGAGGCACTCATCACCTCCTGGCCCCGCCTGCGCGGCTGGATCGAGGAGGACCGGCACCGGCTGCACGCCCTGCGACGGCTCACGGAGGCGGCCCTGGCCTGGCAGGGGCTGAACCGGGACAGCGGCGCCCTGTACCGGGGCGCGCGACTGGCGGAGGCCGACGAGATCTTCACCGGCCCGGACGCCGCCGCCGATCTCACCGAGGTGGAACGGGGGTTCCTCGCTGCCAGCCGTTCCCATCTCGCCCGTGAACGGCGGCGCCTGAAGGGATGGGTCACCTCGGTGTCGGTGCTGCTCGTGCTGGCCCTGGTCGCGGGAGTGGTCGCCTGGCAGCAGAACCGTACCTCCGACCTACGCCGACTGGAGGCTGCCGCCACCCGCGCCGCCACCGCCGCCGACACCCTGCGTTCCTCCGACCCGATGCTCGCCCTCCGGCTCGCCGTCGCCGCGTGGCGGCTGAACCCGGGGCCGGAGACCCGCTCAGCCCTCCTCGGCGCCCTGGGCCAGAACGAACTTCCCCCTTTCGCCCCGCACCGTGCCGGCACGGTGGACGGATACGCACTGAGCCCCGACGGCCGCACGCTCACCACCCTCGACGGCCCCGATGGGATCACCCGCTGGGACCTGCACACCCGCCGACAGATCAGCAGCCACCGGGCCCCGCCCGGCGGCGCGTTCATGCTGACGGCGAGTCCCGGTGGCCGTTATCTGATCGTCCAGGACCCGGAGGGGGAACGCCTGCGCTTGCGCCTGTGGGACGTCCTCGCGGAGCGGTATCGCGGGCCATGGGCCGCCGCACCCGAGGGTGAGGCCGAGGAACCGGTCGGCCTGCCGGACCAGCCCCTCCCGAACTTCGGCGAACCGGAATCCGGAACGGACGCGATCACCAGCACCATGGTCCTCGACGCCTTCAGCTCCAGCGGACACGCATGGACCTTCCAGGCCGGGAACAGGCTCCAGGTATGGAGCGTTCCCGGAGGCCGACGCCTGTTCGACGGGGCCCTGCTCGACGAGGACACGGCCGCGTACGACATCACCGCGGACAACCGGACGCTCGCCGTGTGCACATCCAAGGGCCTCCGGCTGTGGGACCTGCGCATCCAGCGCACCAGGAGCGTCGACTGGTCCGGCCGGCCCAAGTGCGCACCGGACGACAGCCTGACGTTCTCCCCGGACGGCCGCGCCCTCACCGTCTCCGGCTCCGACGGCCTGCACCGCTGGAACACCGCGACGGGCAGACAACTCGCTGCGATCGATGGCACGGCCATGGACCGGCACGTGCTGAGCGAGGACGGACGATTCGTCGCGAGCGTGAGCGACGGAGCGCTCCTGCTGTGGAGCCCCGACCGGTCAGACGCCCCCCTCGTCCGCCATGAGCTGGACGATCACGTACCGGAGCAACTCGCCTTCGACCTCCGCGCGGGTGTGCTCCGCTACGTCATGCGCGGGACACGCGACACCGGCGTCGTCCGCACCATCGACATCAGCCGGATGGTGCGGCCCTCATGGCACCGGGAACCGGCCGACGAAGCGGTGCTCAGCGCCGACGGCAGCACGCTGGCCGTCCTGAGAAACCGAGGCGGCGGCAGTGGGCACCTCACCCTGTACGACACCCGCACCGGGGAGCCGCGGTCGCGGACGGCCAGCGTCCGGGTGGCCCGGGATGATGAGCCCTGGACCATACCCGGCCCAGCCTTGAGCGCGGACGGACGCCGGGTGGTCTTCGCCTCGGGGCCGAGTGAGGGCGGGTCGGACGTCGTCTCGGTCGCGGTGTGGGACACGGTCCGCGACCGCCGGCTGAGCACGGTACAGCTGCTCGCTGACAACCTCGAGGACTTCACCCTGAGTCCGGACGGTCGCGAGCTGACGACATCCGACGGTCAGGGCCCGAACCTCACCGTGTGGAACACCGGCGACGGCCGCAGGCTGCGCCGCGTCACCGGCCCGAGGAATCCCGACGAGTCCGGTGCGACGACTTACGTCAGCGCGGTCTCCGCGGACGGCCGCACGCTCCTGCACGATGACGGAACGCTCACGTCCACCGTCGGACCATCCACCAGGAAGACGACGCTCGATGCCCACGCCGCAGCCGCCTTCAGCCCGGACGGTGACACGGTGGCCCTGCTCGACATCAACGACCGCATCACCCTGTGGGACGTACGCCAGGGCACCTCGCTCGGCATCCTGGCCGGCGGCGTCTCCCTGAACGGCCCGTCCGCCGTGCAGGAGTCGACCGGCGCGCTGGCCTTCTCCCCGGACAGCTCGGTCCTGGTGGCCGTGGGGGCATCCGGCACCCTGAGGATGTGGGACGTCCCTTCCCGCCGCCCGCTCGGCACCGGCCTTGCCACGGCCGGCGACGAGATCACCTCCCTGGCCTTCTCCCCAAACGGCAGCACCCTGTTCGCGGCCGGCCGCCACGTGCCCCTCCAGCGGTACACCGTCGACCCCGACCGTCTGGCCGAAGCGGCGTGCCACCGTGCCGGGGGGCCACTGTCCCGGCAGCAGTGGCGCGCGTACCTGACGGATGTGCCGTACCGAAGGCTGTGCGGGCAGGAGTGA
- a CDS encoding helix-turn-helix domain-containing protein, which translates to MSTRSRVQTADNATRPARSAPSADPARARRCTEALRDIAEDCTVVSEALLLNAYNGATPNTDLLQQLVDLRDLVDEAIGVVVVRQRAQGEPLADLAPIAKRTEDRLRKKYNPSSVDAALATRRRPNPATPAHNTETTADAPTLRHPRQRLATALTRMKEGSGRRQRELAAKMGIDESYASRMLSGQRATSWKYVKIICEACGVDPELMKPLWEVAAGVQPSDTEDPVTYLRTYLQGLHYAFGSPDPEIILTAAQHALTADDLKRALNGPGVPDWRVIEHLTFALQSLPTMARPLWRRAQSAAENGPTDTHS; encoded by the coding sequence GTGTCCACCCGTTCACGCGTCCAAACGGCTGACAACGCCACGCGCCCGGCCCGCTCCGCTCCCTCCGCCGACCCCGCCCGCGCACGCCGCTGCACCGAAGCCCTCCGCGACATCGCCGAGGACTGCACCGTGGTCTCCGAGGCCCTGCTGCTCAACGCCTACAACGGCGCCACACCGAACACCGACCTCCTCCAGCAGTTGGTCGATCTCCGGGACCTGGTGGACGAGGCGATCGGAGTCGTCGTTGTCCGCCAACGCGCCCAGGGCGAGCCGCTCGCCGACCTCGCCCCGATCGCCAAGCGCACCGAGGACCGGCTGCGCAAGAAATACAACCCGTCCTCCGTCGACGCCGCCCTGGCCACCCGCCGCCGACCCAACCCCGCCACTCCGGCTCACAACACCGAAACGACTGCGGACGCCCCCACCCTGCGCCACCCGCGCCAGCGCCTGGCCACCGCCCTGACCCGCATGAAGGAAGGCTCCGGCCGCCGCCAGCGCGAACTTGCCGCCAAGATGGGCATCGACGAGTCCTACGCCTCGCGCATGCTCTCCGGCCAGCGCGCCACCTCCTGGAAGTACGTAAAGATCATCTGCGAGGCATGCGGCGTCGACCCCGAACTGATGAAGCCACTGTGGGAAGTGGCCGCCGGCGTCCAGCCTTCCGACACCGAAGACCCGGTCACCTACCTGCGCACCTACCTCCAGGGCCTGCACTACGCATTCGGATCACCAGACCCCGAAATCATCCTCACCGCCGCCCAGCACGCCCTGACCGCCGACGACCTCAAACGTGCCCTGAACGGCCCCGGAGTCCCCGACTGGCGAGTGATCGAACACCTCACCTTCGCCCTGCAGAGCCTGCCCACCATGGCCCGCCCCCTGTGGCGCCGCGCCCAGTCAGCCGCCGAGAACGGCCCCACCGACACCCACAGCTGA
- a CDS encoding DNA/RNA helicase domain-containing protein produces MAAGRAGDIAALLQEDAFYSRCAARYRAAGFGTPGSAEERSWRNSWPPLFAALMRAGLEDLQVYLEYGTPGGGRRLDALLVGAAPGAAPAGVLGLVVVELKQWQTCRILDAERVMRSDGLVTAHPVHQVAAYRSFFQHWRPRDAPVLDVRGVVVLHNATAGEGAALAAGAGGDAGIPVLTAEELSGPAGALAGLLCCGDLVAPDAGQVAAFENIRWQPSSRLLDHVGTDLTGHRAFALVGDQQDAFVRIRAAASRYLTAFDPGTAQRPNGQSGTGSGAIVTVSGGPGSGKTALAVRLLGYLMRQYPKAAPRFITPSGTLRAHLLDATRGHLAARELFPSAGALRSTARQAGVLVIDEAQRLKRGGTRGVPADLAAVLEQVPLAVVFLDERQIIRPDEGTTVEEIHTAARALGRTHHHLELTGSFRCSGSAAYTAWVDALLYGTPTPWTGHTGYDLNLADDPFQLQEEIEHATAQGHTARTTAGFCWPWTRTRPSGATTLPLDITIDVPATHPGVPARTWRAAWNAATALTHPDDGRPLAPHSQLWASHTGGHQQIGCIYTAQGLEYHTAGVIIGPDLTWNNDHWTAHPGESHDASLRGLTPDQYLPYALNTYRVLLTRGTHTTHIHTTNPTTHHLLASLIPKR; encoded by the coding sequence GTGGCCGCGGGCCGCGCCGGGGACATCGCCGCCCTCCTGCAGGAGGACGCGTTCTACAGCCGGTGCGCAGCCAGGTACCGCGCGGCCGGTTTCGGGACACCCGGTTCTGCGGAGGAGCGCAGCTGGCGTAACAGCTGGCCGCCCTTGTTCGCGGCGTTGATGCGGGCCGGGCTGGAAGACCTGCAGGTGTATCTGGAGTACGGCACGCCCGGTGGCGGGCGGCGCCTGGACGCGCTGCTGGTCGGCGCCGCGCCAGGCGCTGCGCCGGCCGGGGTGTTGGGGCTGGTGGTCGTCGAGCTCAAGCAGTGGCAGACCTGCCGCATCCTCGATGCCGAGCGGGTGATGCGCAGCGACGGTCTGGTGACGGCCCATCCGGTCCATCAGGTCGCCGCCTACCGCAGCTTCTTCCAGCACTGGCGCCCCCGGGACGCGCCGGTGCTGGATGTGCGTGGGGTGGTGGTGCTGCACAATGCCACCGCCGGTGAAGGGGCGGCGCTGGCCGCGGGTGCCGGTGGGGACGCCGGTATCCCGGTACTGACCGCCGAGGAATTGTCCGGGCCCGCCGGTGCGCTGGCGGGGCTGCTGTGCTGCGGGGACCTGGTGGCGCCGGATGCCGGGCAGGTGGCGGCGTTCGAGAACATCCGGTGGCAGCCCTCCAGCCGGCTCCTCGACCACGTCGGCACCGATCTGACCGGCCACCGGGCCTTCGCGCTGGTCGGTGACCAGCAGGACGCGTTCGTACGGATCCGCGCCGCTGCCTCTCGCTACCTGACCGCCTTCGACCCCGGCACCGCTCAAAGGCCGAACGGGCAGAGCGGGACGGGGAGCGGGGCCATCGTCACCGTCAGCGGTGGCCCGGGCAGCGGCAAGACCGCGCTCGCCGTACGGCTCCTGGGCTACCTCATGCGCCAGTACCCCAAGGCGGCCCCGCGTTTCATCACCCCCTCCGGCACCCTGCGCGCCCACCTCCTGGACGCCACCCGCGGCCACCTTGCGGCCCGCGAGCTGTTCCCTTCGGCCGGCGCCCTACGCAGCACCGCCCGACAGGCCGGCGTGCTGGTCATCGATGAGGCGCAGCGCCTCAAGCGCGGCGGTACGCGCGGAGTCCCGGCGGATTTGGCCGCCGTGCTCGAGCAGGTGCCGCTGGCGGTGGTCTTCCTCGACGAACGGCAGATCATCCGCCCCGACGAAGGCACCACCGTCGAAGAGATCCATACCGCCGCCCGCGCCCTGGGCCGCACCCACCACCACCTGGAGCTGACCGGCTCGTTCCGGTGCAGCGGATCGGCCGCCTACACCGCCTGGGTCGATGCCCTCCTCTATGGCACCCCCACCCCGTGGACCGGACACACCGGCTACGACCTGAACCTCGCGGACGATCCGTTCCAGTTGCAGGAAGAGATCGAACACGCCACCGCACAAGGGCACACCGCCCGTACCACCGCCGGGTTCTGCTGGCCCTGGACCCGCACCCGGCCCTCCGGCGCCACCACCCTCCCCCTCGACATCACCATCGACGTCCCCGCCACCCACCCCGGCGTTCCGGCCCGGACCTGGCGCGCCGCCTGGAACGCCGCCACCGCCCTCACCCACCCCGACGACGGCCGCCCCCTGGCCCCCCACAGCCAGCTCTGGGCCAGCCACACCGGCGGCCACCAGCAGATCGGCTGCATCTACACCGCCCAAGGCCTCGAATACCACACCGCTGGCGTCATCATCGGCCCCGACCTCACCTGGAACAACGACCACTGGACAGCCCACCCCGGCGAAAGCCACGACGCCAGCCTGCGCGGCCTCACCCCCGACCAGTACCTCCCCTACGCCCTCAACACCTACCGCGTCCTCCTCACCCGCGGCACCCACACCACCCACATCCACACCACAAACCCCACCACCCACCACCTGCTGGCCAGCCTCATCCCCAAGCGTTGA
- a CDS encoding protein NO VEIN domain-containing protein: MKSSTFVMVHVGQSTESQRNLEHGIETLSWGFPEKKPEYEHARPRFAVLATGASPRVQLEDWLQNTATLYLFQVRGGFYEGTAWHWPDEEVERRLKYPQRFGIEPLAKLDNVPLGPEGPLTEAGSDAIRRSGTDRGMGKLVEMPAQRLLELAGIPFDPDDPEDVPLDKSPGFTAEQVEGKKKPQRRRRGAGYISDPKKRKAIEEHAEQLATTHYQAQGWTVEKLGKPYDLRCTRGTEERHVEVKGTTGAATSVELTINEVLHARDKDNTVDLYVVSDIKVDTSTDPYLPSGGTVWHYPDWEPAEEDLRPRKYEYRLPDIPA; encoded by the coding sequence ATGAAGAGTTCGACGTTCGTCATGGTCCACGTCGGCCAGAGCACCGAGTCCCAGCGCAACCTCGAGCACGGCATCGAGACCCTCTCCTGGGGCTTCCCCGAGAAGAAGCCCGAGTACGAGCACGCCCGCCCCCGCTTCGCCGTCCTGGCCACCGGCGCCTCTCCCCGCGTCCAGCTCGAGGACTGGCTGCAGAACACCGCCACCCTTTACCTCTTCCAGGTCCGCGGCGGCTTCTACGAGGGCACCGCCTGGCACTGGCCAGACGAGGAAGTCGAACGACGCCTGAAGTACCCCCAGCGCTTCGGTATCGAGCCCCTCGCCAAACTCGACAACGTGCCCCTGGGCCCCGAAGGCCCGCTCACCGAGGCCGGCAGCGACGCCATCCGCCGCTCGGGCACCGACCGCGGCATGGGCAAACTGGTCGAAATGCCCGCTCAGCGCCTCCTGGAGCTCGCCGGGATTCCCTTCGACCCCGACGACCCCGAAGACGTCCCCCTGGACAAGTCCCCGGGCTTCACGGCCGAACAGGTCGAAGGCAAGAAGAAACCCCAGCGTCGCCGCCGCGGCGCCGGCTACATCTCCGACCCCAAGAAGCGCAAGGCCATCGAGGAGCACGCCGAACAGCTCGCCACCACCCACTACCAAGCACAGGGCTGGACGGTCGAAAAGCTCGGCAAGCCCTACGACCTGCGCTGCACCCGCGGCACCGAGGAACGCCACGTCGAGGTCAAGGGCACCACCGGCGCCGCCACCAGCGTCGAACTCACCATCAACGAGGTACTGCACGCCCGGGACAAGGACAACACCGTCGACCTCTACGTCGTCAGCGACATCAAGGTCGACACCTCCACCGACCCCTACCTTCCCAGCGGCGGCACCGTCTGGCACTACCCCGACTGGGAGCCGGCCGAGGAGGACCTCCGGCCCCGAAAGTACGAGTACCGCCTCCCAGACATCCCCGCCTGA